The following proteins are encoded in a genomic region of Glycine soja cultivar W05 chromosome 17, ASM419377v2, whole genome shotgun sequence:
- the LOC114393985 gene encoding glycosyltransferase BC10-like, producing MQSRVLTLEEGKERINQSNKPLRPVRLLVLFFALCVLFSVISIYTVKHFGIESVVTTMSSSFQPCYYEEPGGLDKWIRPPSSLIHNMSDEELLWRASFVPRIKGYPYPRVPKIAFMFLTKGPLPLAPLWERFLKGHEKFYSIYIHSLPSYQPQFPPSSVFYSRQIPSQVSEWGRMSMCDAERRLLANALLDISNEWFILLSESCIPLYNFSFVYHYIMKSKHSFVGAFDDPGPYGRGRYNEHMAPLVNVTKWRKGSQWFEVNRKLAITIVEDTTFHPIFEQYCRPACYVDEHYFPTMLTIQAANVLANRSITWVDWSRGGAHPATFGRNDITEEFFNRVRRGHTCLYNNRNSSVCALFARKFAPSALEPLLHMVDSKVLDF from the exons ATGCAATCAAGGGTTTTGACCCTTGAAGAGGGAAAGGAGAGAATCAACCAATCTAATAAGCCTTTGAGACCAGTGCGGTTACTTGTGTTGTTTTTTGCTCTATGTGTTCTGTTCTCAGTGATCAGCATATACACTGTTAAGCATTTTGGAATTGAGAGTGTGGTGACCACAATGAGTTCTAGTTTTCAGCCATGTTATTATGAGGAACCTGGTGGTTTGGATAAGTGGATTAGGCCACCTTCAAGCCTGATCCACAATATGAGTGACGAAGAGCTTCTTTGGAGGGCTTCCTTTGTTCCAAGGATCAAGGGTTACCCTTATCCTAGAGTTCCCAAGATTGCATTCATGTTCTTGACCAAGGGACCATTGCCTCTGGCACCCCTTTGGGAGAGGTTTCTCAAGGGGCATGAGAAGTTTTATTCCATATATATTCATTCACTGCCCTCATATCAACCTCAGTTTCCTCCTTCATCTGTCTTTTACAGCAGGCAAATCCCTAGCCAG GTTTCTGAGTGGGGAAGGATGAGCATGTGCGATGCTGAAAGAAGACTCCTTGCTAATGCATTGCTTGATATCTCCAACGAGTGGTTTATTCTGCTGTCTGAATCATGCATCCCCCTCTACAATTTCAGCTTTGTCTACCACTACATAATGAAATCCAAGCACAGCTTCGTGGGTGCATTTGATGATCCCGGTCCATACGGAAGAGGGCGCTACAACGAGCACATGGCCCCTCTGGTGAATGTCACCAAGTGGCGCAAGGGCTCTCAATGGTTCGAAGTAAACCGGAAGCTCGCCATCACCATAGTTGAAGACACTACATTTCATCCAATATTTGAACAATATTGTAGGCCGGCTTGTTACGTTGATGAGCACTATTTCCCCACCATGCTCACCATTCAAGCAGCCAATGTGTTGGCGAACAGGAGCATAACTTGGGTGGACTGGTCTAGGGGTGGAGCTCACCCTGCTACATTTGGAAGAAATGATATCACTGAGGAGTTTTTCAATCGAGTTCGCAGAGGTCACACTTGCCTATACAACAATAGAAACTCTTCAGTTTGTGCTCTTTTTGCCAGAAAATTTGCTCCTAGTGCTTTGGAACCTTTGTTACATATGGTGGATTCAAAGGTTTTGGACTtttga